The Rhopalosiphum maidis isolate BTI-1 chromosome 2, ASM367621v3, whole genome shotgun sequence genome segment GCTTGCTGTCGTCGGTGGCCGGCCCGTTGGCGCCGCGGCCAGTCGACGGCGTGAGGGTGTTGGCCGTGGAAACGATCGCGGGCAAGAGCCACTGGAACTTCATGCGGGCCGTGCTCAGATCGCTCACGGACGCCGGGCACGCGGTCACCGTGTTCACGCCGTTCCCGGACGGCGAGCGGGACAACTACACGGAGGTGGACACGTCCGCGGCGTTCCGCATGAAGCTCGACGTGGACCTGGCCGAGGTGCTGGAGAAGTTCGTCCGGCCGTCGTCTATACTGCCGCTGATCGTCACCGTCAGCCGGTCGCTGTGCGACGCCATATTCCAGGACGACCGGATGAAGGCCGCGATGCGACCGCGCGCCGACGGCGcggacggcggcggcgactaCGACGTGGTCATCGTCGAACCCATGGGTTCGGAGTGCGTCTCGCACGCGGCCACCGTTATGGGGCTGCCGCTGGTGTTCGTCGTCCCGTCGCCGATGATCAGCCACTTCGAGGGCGCGTTCCTGGGACACGTCCCGAACCCGGCCGTCGTGTCCCACTTTATGGCCGACCACGCGGTGCCCCGATCGTTCGTTCAACGGTTCGGCAATGCTATCCTGTTGGCGTACAGCGTGTTCGCAGTCCGGTACACTGAGTGGTCGCAAAAGCGCGACGCCGCCACAGCGCCGAGACCGTACGATGTACTGGCACCCGTCCACCCGTCCGCGGTGTTCGTCAACAGCCATTTCGCCACCGAAGCCTCCAGGCCCACACCGCCGAACTTCGTGCACGTCGGAGGACTGCACTTGGAAAAGCCTAAGAGCTTGCCGCACGTACGTGATCCTACACATGACACATTATGCgtgatctaaaaaatattcagtctTACCCCCCCCTCCcttcttgaaaaaaatagaaaaacttaAAGAAAAGTTAAACGTTTTGAGATTATCAAGTTCGTTTTATTATAgtccaattaatattaacatattaatataacatgtcCCTCCTAGCTGTATTTCCGAAACCCCATTTCAATCCGAATTCAGGAGCAAAATATTTCGTATTACCTGCGTTTAAAAAGAAACAtatcgttttatatatatatataacatcattaattagttatacgatatattattctttataattttactttgtttttaaaatgccgATTTTTTCCAAtagagatttatttttttgggcgTCACCGATACAGTGCGCGTTAACTTATATATACCATTGTTTATAGACAGTATAGAACGAGGATTTCCAATGCACCGTGTCGTGTtccataaaatcaataataaaatgtcagtAGCTCGTGTTATGCCTGTAATAAATAgctcattatataaaatgtacgtatcgcaacaaaaaaatttgaaattcgacaaaatataatcaggtaaataatacattataatttatactgtcTATATCCGATgctaatacgagtataaatatatttactcaatagaaatataatacaaaatacatcatACAGATTTATATGATCTAAAATGGCGAAAATCGTTTAAGACCCgggaaaatgtttgtattattataattaaaggaTTGAAAATTATGGGGACTGAAATCAGTGATGTAGCCGCAGAAAGCGCGTTACAAGCGACGTATAGCTGCGTTATAAAAGTACAGCCGTATAGGACATAGGCAGAAATCGGGTGGGCTTGAGGGAACtaaaccccccccccccaagaAGTTTAAAGTACAGGTTTTAGCATTGTATTGGTGTAATGAGTATGTATTGCTTAGCTCGGGAATGACCTGTTAAACATAGAATATTCAGGGAAGAAATTATAGTttcttttgaatatattataaatttataaccgtAATTCGGGATCATGATGGGTATTcaggattttaattttacaaataagtgTAGATTggtgtaataattatcaatagatAAAAGTTTATTCCTACTTACAAACGCAGTGTCACAGTTTACCAAATGCGGGGCTGTCTCGGAATTCTACAGGTCAGCATTTATGATAGGTGATCGCAGAGAACTGGCGTTCtcttatatattgaaattcgGCTGTAgccttacaataataaatgtaggaCAAAGCCCACACTAATACgacttaatatctataatcaGCACAGGCACGTACGCAGAAAAAAGTTTTGGTgggtatttttgaaaatcagttaTAGAAAaagtagaacttttttttaataaacatacgaaatttttttatgaaaactagCTATACTTGCCTAAGAACAATGTCtactttttttagtataaacattgatataaAGGAAAATTACAATACTAAATCTTATTTTCGCGAAGTCTTAGCCATTATGTTAAGAACATCTTCATTAAGAATGTTAAGTCTTTCGAAGACTATAAtcgtttaaaagttttatcatatatattgaaaaaaattaatgatatacatacgatcaaaaattaattagtgtaAATCGAGTGACGAGTGTTTGGTATACTCAAAACCATATTGTATCGTTTTGGTGCGTAAAATGTACGGCCGCCCGACGAGTCACAATTCGTCTAACGTCTTGGTATGTAATTTGCATTGCcatcacatatataatacatatgtgaGTCAGCTTCGTGTGTTATTGGCGGCGTATCAGCTTCGTTAGGAATACCTACGGCCCGTCAAATTCACTAATACCGGACGACGCATCACATCGAAATCGCGCGTCTTCGCCGGTGATGCAAACGCCGGCCGGTCACCTCGTAATTGTTCCGttgtgcttattattatt includes the following:
- the LOC113552573 gene encoding UDP-glucuronosyltransferase 2C1-like — protein: MWNVRSYRNDSTAAGRPFAAVAVCCLLSSVAGPLAPRPVDGVRVLAVETIAGKSHWNFMRAVLRSLTDAGHAVTVFTPFPDGERDNYTEVDTSAAFRMKLDVDLAEVLEKFVRPSSILPLIVTVSRSLCDAIFQDDRMKAAMRPRADGADGGGDYDVVIVEPMGSECVSHAATVMGLPLVFVVPSPMISHFEGAFLGHVPNPAVVSHFMADHAVPRSFVQRFGNAILLAYSVFAVRYTEWSQKRDAATAPRPYDVLAPVHPSAVFVNSHFATEASRPTPPNFVHVGGLHLEKPKSLPHDILEFINESSNGVIYFTFGSVVKMSTMPDYIQKSFKDALAQVPQRVLWKYEGEMEDVPPNVMIKKWFPQRDILLHPKVKLFISHGGISGVYETVDAGVPVLGFPLFYDQHRNIANLVDAGMAISMELLSVSTDIVLNSILELINNEKYSINAKITSERFKDRPMSPEKLIVYWTEYIHRHKGASHLKSHALNLTWYQYFLLDVIAAILILSLIILFVCYTIIKIIYKNSLKYLYNFKPKSE